The genomic region TCGGAGTCGACGACCGTCGAAACCACCCGCGGCTCCCAGACCGTGCCGCCGTTGAGCAGCGCCGCATAGGCGACCGCCATCTGCAGGGGCGTGACCACCAGGGCCCCTTGGCCGGTGGCGATGTTCATCAGGTCGCCGCCCGACCATCCACCTTCTGACCGAACCAACTCGGAACCTGCCGCCTGGAGGTCCTGAAACCACTCACGATCAGGCACCCGGCCCGTGCCTTCGAACGGAAGGTCGATCTCGGTCCGCGCACCGAAGCCGAGATCCCGGGCCCAGTCCTGCAACAGGTTCTCGGACCACGCGATATCTCGCCCCTGCCAGATGGCGAGGGCGATGGACCAGTAGTAGGTGTTCACTGATTCGATCAGCGATGAAGACAACCCCACGAAACCGTGACCGCCGTCCTTCCAGTCGTTCAGAGGAGGCGTGTTGGTGAAGAGCAGCTCACCGTCGCTGAAGAAGGCGAAGGGGTCTTCGGTCTGGTCGACGACGTCGCGGTACTCCTCCTCGACGATCGGCGAGATCAGCTTCTCCAGCGCCAGGGCATACACGATCGCCTTGAACGACGACCCCGGCGGGTAGTTGCCCTGCATCGCGTAGTTGTTGAAGACTTCTTCCTGCCGAAGGTCGAGCCACTCCGACTCGGTCAGCTGGCCGTCCGAGAAGATGATCGGGTTGAATGCCGGGACCGAGGCCATCGCGATGATCGACCCGTCGCGGGGGTCGATGATGACTGCGGCAGCTCGCTTCACATCCTCACCCGATGCCGCCGCCAGGGCCATCGCCTTGAGGAGGGTGTCCTCGACGAACCGTTGCACATCCAGGTCGATGGTCGTGACCACGCTGCCGCCGGGGCGGGGGGCGGTCTCTTCGAGGACGCCAAGGATCTCTCCCCGAGCATTCACGCTGTATGTGATCTGACCGGGGGTGCCCCGGAGCAGGCTGTCGTAGGAACGCTCGACGCCGAACCGGCCGACGCGGTCGTTGGGTTCGATCCCCACCCGCCCGAGATCGTCGGGTCCGGGCGCGCCGATGTAGCCGATGATGTGGGCCGCGGTCTCTCCGAGCGGGTACACCCTGAATGGAACCGGTTCGATCGCCACGCCCGGGAACCGCTCGATGTTCT from Acidimicrobiia bacterium harbors:
- a CDS encoding penicillin-binding transpeptidase domain-containing protein, giving the protein MRPAWRIATVGVALSALLGILVLRMWFLQVTDVEASLDVAASQRISIVSIEPPRGDIFDRDGTEIMAGTVATLRIVVDRKLIPLEREEGLIQNLSALLGIPAAEIRQEFVDRGSGARFPVSDGIGQSTAVFVLENIERFPGVAIEPVPFRVYPLGETAAHIIGYIGAPGPDDLGRVGIEPNDRVGRFGVERSYDSLLRGTPGQITYSVNARGEILGVLEETAPRPGGSVVTTIDLDVQRFVEDTLLKAMALAAASGEDVKRAAAVIIDPRDGSIIAMASVPAFNPIIFSDGQLTESEWLDLRQEEVFNNYAMQGNYPPGSSFKAIVYALALEKLISPIVEEEYRDVVDQTEDPFAFFSDGELLFTNTPPLNDWKDGGHGFVGLSSSLIESVNTYYWSIALAIWQGRDIAWSENLLQDWARDLGFGARTEIDLPFEGTGRVPDREWFQDLQAAGSELVRSEGGWSGGDLMNIATGQGALVVTPLQMAVAYAALLNGGTVWEPRVVSTVVDSDNEVLFTNPPSVARKITIGADTVAALKRDLNGVVTAQNGTARRAFEGFCSGDVPDSECAPLREVGGKTGTAEIVQATEDGVTAVDTAWFVGGAPLSDPQFIVAVVIEQGGSGGQVAAPAARRILQYLMGEQPDPLRAGDDTER